One part of the Thermoanaerobacterium sp. CMT5567-10 genome encodes these proteins:
- a CDS encoding type VII toxin-antitoxin system MntA family adenylyltransferase antitoxin — protein sequence MRNLTNIKKQIDLLVDYVKENHNILALYIFGSYGTEYQNENSDIDFAVLYERMPSLNDELSLEVKFSEILGTDDIDLINLNKASLEFKHKVIYTGDLLYCRDYLKLADFKENVFKFYGDYGITMKFFYDDYLKGLNEIKIKERD from the coding sequence ATGAGAAATTTAACAAATATAAAAAAACAGATTGATTTACTTGTAGATTATGTAAAAGAAAATCATAATATATTAGCTTTGTATATCTTTGGATCGTATGGTACGGAATATCAAAATGAAAATAGTGACATTGATTTTGCCGTTTTATATGAACGTATGCCAAGCCTTAATGATGAGCTTTCATTAGAAGTAAAATTTTCGGAAATATTAGGCACAGATGATATAGATTTAATAAACCTCAACAAAGCATCCCTTGAGTTTAAACATAAAGTAATCTATACAGGAGATCTATTGTATTGCAGAGATTATTTAAAATTAGCTGATTTTAAAGAAAATGTTTTTAAGTTTTACGGCGATTATGGAATAACAATGAAATTTTTTTACGACGATTATTTGAAAGGACTGAATGAGATAAAAATCAAGGAGAGAGATTAA
- a CDS encoding acyltransferase, with the protein MTKSRIDEIDVLKGISIIAVLIIHTTGIAVSDLDKSSLSYIVFAVLNRFSQFAVPAFIFASSMLLMYNYSDGDNWKLFYKKRFKNVLLPYIVWTMIYGIYLYVIYNEPLKSILTVENLFFGGMFYHLYFIVIIVQLYVLFPVLLYIYKLINKNRYTILMSIVIFQIADIFLFKYVISRYYQNSSLLFITYISFIIAGMYIGENMREWGKYYDKKLLNLFFAVIVFGYLFVDISLKAFANKQIDSNLYNIYYYAFTLLASLFFFALSTKILNYHALSGLLASTGKLSFGIYLSHPLFLDVLNHFLNTGNQYLYDIYILFIFIMIYAISYFFAKFLKKHKFATVVIGK; encoded by the coding sequence ATGACAAAATCACGGATAGACGAGATTGATGTATTGAAAGGTATATCCATTATAGCGGTACTTATCATACATACGACAGGCATTGCTGTATCTGATCTCGACAAATCATCTTTATCTTATATCGTATTTGCTGTGCTAAATAGGTTTTCACAGTTTGCTGTCCCAGCATTTATATTTGCGTCATCTATGCTTCTTATGTACAATTATAGCGATGGGGATAATTGGAAATTATTTTACAAGAAACGGTTTAAAAACGTATTATTGCCATATATTGTTTGGACAATGATATATGGCATTTACTTGTATGTAATATATAATGAGCCTTTGAAATCTATATTGACAGTAGAAAATCTCTTCTTTGGAGGTATGTTCTACCATCTGTATTTTATAGTCATAATAGTACAACTGTACGTTTTGTTTCCTGTACTGCTTTATATATACAAGCTTATAAACAAAAACAGATACACAATTTTAATGTCTATTGTAATATTTCAGATAGCAGATATATTTTTGTTTAAATATGTCATAAGTAGATATTACCAAAATTCTAGCCTTCTTTTTATAACATATATATCATTCATAATTGCAGGTATGTATATTGGTGAAAATATGCGTGAGTGGGGAAAATATTACGATAAAAAATTGCTTAATTTGTTTTTTGCCGTAATTGTATTTGGCTATCTTTTTGTTGATATATCACTTAAGGCATTTGCAAATAAACAGATAGATTCTAATCTGTACAATATTTATTATTATGCATTTACGCTTTTAGCATCATTATTCTTTTTTGCGCTGTCAACGAAAATATTGAATTACCATGCTTTAAGCGGTTTATTGGCAAGCACAGGTAAGCTTTCGTTTGGTATATATCTGTCCCATCCGCTCTTTTTAGATGTGCTAAACCACTTTTTAAATACAGGCAATCAATATCTATACGATATTTATATATTGTTTATATTTATTATGATCTATGCAATATCGTATTTCTTTGCGAAGTTTCTTAAAAAGCACAAATTTGCGACTGTTGTCATAGGCAAATGA
- a CDS encoding DUF4127 family protein, which yields MLKKIIAIFLIFSTLLLSSGCNYIRKSFALDDNIIFVPLDSRPVNTQNVSILTKMWGKNLILPPKNVLDDYTKPGNHEALKKWLNEEASKDNVYAIVISVQQYINGGLIASRDTKYYADYQKKLRDLYEFIKKNKKKNLIVFSVVPRLKPTQFSDPEYLKYSQQIVEFSELQDMIDLYHRKSDEIKLEQIEKSIPKSLVDNYDTLFRLNTDINQKLIDWTKDGYINTLVIGNDDTSQYSMTNMTSRRLSQYLKSRGAMDKVFILHGADEIGMEIISRLANEYCKQKPSFRVIYDVKNPENIILPYEGADLKKIVEEKINFIGGKTDSNGELILYIHTNKNLGIKSDIDKYKNIGQNFGIADVAYTNMADSNVVDAVLKDDPIDIMYAGWNTPSNALGTVISEMPIKEILDKKLVPYDKRDEAVKSFVSFSFIRMADDYGYQAVVRNEMYKWAEANSINKDYINVESSNNELSTKMKPILDMLSMKYKGKMILGKKIKKVEANVAYPWDRMFEVEVIPRVELGS from the coding sequence GTGTTGAAAAAGATAATTGCAATTTTTCTCATCTTTAGCACTTTGCTTTTGTCATCTGGTTGTAACTATATTAGAAAGAGTTTTGCTTTGGATGATAATATAATATTTGTTCCATTGGACAGTAGACCTGTAAATACACAAAATGTTTCAATACTCACAAAAATGTGGGGCAAAAACTTGATTTTGCCGCCTAAAAATGTGCTTGATGATTATACGAAGCCAGGTAATCATGAGGCACTTAAAAAATGGCTTAATGAGGAAGCCTCTAAAGATAATGTCTATGCGATAGTCATATCGGTGCAGCAGTACATAAATGGCGGACTTATAGCATCAAGAGATACCAAATATTACGCAGACTACCAAAAAAAGCTTAGAGATCTATATGAATTTATTAAAAAAAATAAGAAGAAAAATCTAATCGTGTTTTCCGTAGTGCCAAGGCTTAAACCCACACAATTCAGTGATCCAGAATATCTAAAATACAGCCAGCAGATTGTGGAGTTTTCAGAGTTACAAGATATGATTGACCTGTACCACAGGAAAAGCGATGAGATCAAGCTAGAGCAGATAGAAAAAAGCATACCTAAAAGTCTTGTAGATAATTATGACACTCTTTTTAGGCTGAATACTGATATAAACCAAAAGCTTATAGATTGGACAAAAGATGGGTACATAAACACATTAGTCATTGGCAATGATGATACATCCCAGTACAGCATGACAAACATGACATCACGAAGGTTGAGCCAATATCTAAAAAGTCGTGGCGCAATGGATAAAGTGTTTATACTTCATGGTGCAGACGAAATTGGGATGGAGATAATATCAAGGCTTGCAAACGAGTACTGCAAGCAGAAGCCTTCTTTTCGAGTCATATACGATGTAAAAAATCCTGAAAATATCATACTGCCATATGAAGGTGCAGACCTTAAAAAAATTGTTGAGGAAAAAATTAATTTTATAGGAGGAAAAACGGATAGCAATGGCGAATTAATACTATACATACATACAAATAAAAATTTAGGAATAAAAAGCGACATAGATAAATATAAAAATATAGGACAAAATTTCGGGATAGCTGATGTGGCGTATACAAATATGGCGGATTCAAATGTTGTTGATGCTGTGCTTAAAGATGATCCGATTGATATAATGTATGCAGGGTGGAATACTCCCAGCAATGCCTTAGGCACAGTTATATCTGAGATGCCTATTAAAGAGATACTTGATAAGAAGCTTGTACCTTACGACAAAAGAGATGAAGCTGTAAAAAGCTTTGTGTCTTTTTCCTTCATACGCATGGCTGATGACTATGGGTATCAGGCAGTAGTTAGAAATGAGATGTATAAGTGGGCTGAAGCAAATAGCATAAATAAAGACTATATAAATGTAGAATCATCAAATAATGAATTGTCAACTAAAATGAAGCCAATATTAGACATGCTGTCAATGAAATACAAAGGCAAAATGATATTGGGAAAGAAAATAAAAAAAGTTGAAGCTAATGTTGCGTATCCGTGGGACAGGATGTTTGAGGTAGAAGTCATCCCTCGTGTTGAACTAGGTAGTTAA
- a CDS encoding S-layer homology domain-containing protein, producing the protein MKFLKNFLLSMIIASILINICFADALYAASFSDVKQDAPYAEAVNYLADLNITQGVGNGLFGVGQPVTRAMMTVFINRLTGYSSAAQKLKTTPSTFKDVPKNYWALGDINLAAKLGFTHGVANNLFNPEGKVTYLQALGFILNALNYKNLKWPDGVLQKADELGLTNDMPYKPDDVITRENLAVIMYRALFLKVQ; encoded by the coding sequence GTGAAGTTTTTAAAAAATTTTCTTTTATCAATGATTATCGCTTCTATATTAATAAATATTTGCTTTGCAGATGCTTTATACGCTGCCTCTTTTTCAGACGTCAAGCAAGATGCACCGTATGCAGAAGCTGTCAATTATCTGGCAGATCTCAATATAACACAAGGCGTCGGCAATGGTCTATTTGGAGTTGGTCAACCAGTCACAAGAGCCATGATGACGGTATTCATAAATAGACTTACGGGATACAGCAGCGCTGCCCAAAAGTTAAAGACAACCCCATCAACTTTCAAAGATGTACCAAAAAATTATTGGGCATTGGGAGACATAAATTTAGCTGCAAAGCTTGGATTTACACATGGAGTAGCTAATAATCTGTTTAACCCTGAAGGAAAAGTCACTTATTTACAAGCTTTAGGCTTTATATTGAATGCTCTTAATTATAAGAATTTAAAATGGCCTGATGGTGTCTTGCAAAAAGCAGATGAGCTTGGTCTTACAAATGATATGCCTTATAAACCTGATGATGTTATAACAAGGGAGAATTTAGCTGTCATAATGTATAGAGCTCTTTTTTTGAAGGTGCAATAG
- a CDS encoding stalk domain-containing protein, whose translation MLKGRKLVAVLLTFVMVMASMVTGFAFTYVGGANTSTSSSNTGLNKGTTTPSWDYQVKFVNDTVTPGSTTTLEIKVVDNQGNIVKDATFLKSLADTMTLTSDENTLVFSNVGGTQALTQVTTSNAVYNAVYTTDTYKIGLDPNSTGSLAVVSTSGWSTTVPSFYVAKYGKVQLIGATLINGKKVDYSLAQLYFNGLTPSVSFASGDSAPLESYPETATITASNADYTQPANAELFENGNLIATFTLTPNSNATGYNSEVLPPMSASNKYTLRVYGPARYYNYYTGQTATYFASGSIELKPQAAKSTLVKPTDNALAAGINDTVTFTLDDKLPNGNTQSVNSNLKVDLAKYVRFTVLKSDNSTSDTVNKDTNNNGYIDTDHNIQTGVWYAVTDDGLKLAGSSNGAISGTYDKTTGKITVTVNIPKDDYLKVEAAYTDYVGNKYEDKFDFNGDGVIGADDKTLKDLGYEKTFVVADLQAKLGTITADKTALNADDYQNVTFSVYDVHKNPISDTTLTFNSPVVFLGGTGSTASNVTNTVKTDSNGKVTATLYSAFPASITVSDSGVTNDLTLTVGNATPATVVFTPGSTTYTVNGVDKTADAAPYITSTGRTVVPARFLADALGAESYFAYSADGHSVVTFVKGTTVVKFVLGTNQVTITKNGVTVTDTMDVQATVNDQNGKPVGRTYIPARYLAEALGYTVNYDATTGTVTVTNAQ comes from the coding sequence ATGTTAAAAGGCAGAAAGTTAGTAGCAGTATTGCTCACATTCGTAATGGTAATGGCATCAATGGTTACTGGCTTTGCTTTCACCTATGTAGGTGGAGCAAATACTTCAACATCATCGTCTAATACGGGTCTTAACAAAGGAACTACAACTCCAAGTTGGGATTATCAAGTAAAATTTGTAAATGATACAGTAACACCAGGTTCTACAACTACATTGGAGATTAAAGTTGTAGACAATCAAGGCAATATAGTAAAGGATGCTACATTTTTAAAATCTCTAGCTGATACAATGACATTAACATCTGATGAGAATACATTGGTATTCAGCAATGTAGGTGGTACTCAGGCTTTAACTCAAGTTACAACATCAAATGCCGTTTATAATGCTGTTTATACTACTGATACTTATAAAATTGGTTTAGATCCTAATTCAACAGGTTCTTTGGCAGTTGTATCCACAAGTGGATGGAGCACAACTGTACCAAGCTTTTATGTAGCTAAATATGGTAAGGTTCAATTAATAGGTGCTACATTAATTAATGGAAAAAAAGTTGATTATTCATTAGCACAGTTATATTTCAATGGCTTAACACCATCTGTAAGCTTTGCAAGTGGGGATAGTGCACCATTGGAATCATATCCAGAAACAGCTACGATAACAGCATCAAATGCTGATTATACACAACCTGCTAATGCTGAATTGTTTGAAAATGGTAATTTAATTGCTACATTTACATTAACACCAAATTCAAATGCAACAGGGTATAATTCAGAAGTTCTTCCACCTATGTCTGCATCAAACAAATATACATTAAGAGTATATGGCCCTGCAAGATACTATAATTATTATACAGGTCAAACGGCAACATATTTTGCTTCGGGTTCAATTGAATTAAAACCACAAGCAGCTAAATCAACACTTGTAAAACCGACTGACAATGCTTTAGCAGCTGGTATAAATGATACAGTAACTTTTACACTTGATGATAAATTGCCGAATGGCAATACACAATCAGTAAATAGCAATTTGAAAGTAGATCTTGCAAAGTATGTAAGATTTACAGTGTTAAAATCAGATAATTCGACATCAGATACAGTCAATAAAGATACTAATAACAATGGTTATATTGATACAGATCATAATATTCAAACTGGTGTATGGTATGCTGTAACTGATGATGGATTGAAACTTGCTGGTTCAAGCAATGGTGCTATAAGTGGAACTTATGATAAAACAACTGGAAAGATAACTGTTACTGTTAATATTCCTAAAGATGATTATCTAAAAGTTGAAGCAGCATATACAGATTATGTTGGTAATAAGTATGAGGATAAGTTTGACTTCAATGGCGATGGAGTAATCGGTGCCGACGATAAAACTTTAAAGGATTTAGGATATGAAAAGACATTTGTAGTTGCAGATTTACAAGCAAAATTAGGCACAATAACGGCTGATAAGACAGCATTAAATGCTGATGACTATCAGAACGTTACATTCTCAGTATATGATGTACACAAAAATCCAATAAGCGATACAACATTGACATTTAATTCACCTGTTGTATTCTTAGGTGGTACTGGTTCAACAGCATCAAATGTAACTAATACAGTAAAAACTGATTCAAATGGTAAAGTTACTGCTACATTGTACTCAGCATTCCCAGCTTCAATAACTGTTAGTGATTCAGGTGTTACAAATGATCTGACATTAACAGTTGGTAATGCTACACCAGCAACAGTAGTATTTACACCAGGTTCAACAACATACACAGTAAATGGTGTTGACAAGACAGCTGATGCTGCTCCATACATTACATCAACAGGTCGTACAGTAGTACCAGCTAGATTCCTTGCAGATGCACTTGGTGCAGAAAGCTATTTTGCATACAGTGCAGATGGACATTCAGTTGTAACATTTGTAAAAGGTACAACGGTTGTTAAGTTTGTACTTGGTACAAACCAAGTTACAATAACAAAGAACGGCGTAACTGTTACTGATACAATGGATGTTCAAGCAACAGTAAATGACCAGAATGGCAAACCAGTAGGAAGAACATATATCCCAGCTAGATATCTAGCAGAAGCTTTAGGATATACAGTTAACTACGATGCAACAACAGGTACTGTTACAGTAACAAACGCTCAATAA
- a CDS encoding glycoside hydrolase family 10 protein, with the protein MRRLLSLFLSVSIILGFSISNILADTALTIAATDTNTPSVNDTNASMNDVYLPEKYFKIDDMVVPIDDVNVERQEGTVVAYTPSYGKYTKTNKWGLEITVVDNVITKLTKPDYITPNNSYIPENGLVISIHYSNPVFNKLLESINEGDKIEVVLDNFDTTTVWKTKYYALNPSIRGYDQLVVYDRSYGSRTETNGYGYEVIVGEDGKIISAGGNDSEIPYGGYVISGHGKGAEWLKKYAYLGSTVTIDKTNKEIIIKHSNVSYIDEVEYKLSMLEDNLANAKKEFKNISYDDIQSIIDNGKIKLDNAKNYLNKGSYKDAEDMLKSLEDDINKAAYMFFPSEKVESRAIWIRPKEKNLDEVVRNLDMLKSININTIYLDTFWSGYTIYPTSSKYTSQNPIYGGFDVLDAYIKEAHKRGMAVYAWTENFLIGTSDIFNGGPIKKEKPEWLMVSRKGYNYTLDKYGIKYYYLNPIIPDARDFLLDLYKEIASKYDIDGIQFDYMRYPNSNDYSNDFGYDDYTRNLFKQYAGVDPRYLNVDGEMWRLWNYFRMNIINSFAYSAISELKMIKPELKIAADVWPNYDTAPSDIFQDSKDWVVKNYINTLNPMSYYTTVTPVAMDLRNTMNFANGHSNIVLAIGTNVGTDKVTLLNQIESLRNNGASGIGLFEYESLLKNGYDTALKSSIFSIPAVIPDKDPAESVKAILSEITSNIDGVYVKLGGMTKGQADLYKNMMNSIADSAISPMTIDNAKGIMSDIESTINKIYLEKGISINIISQMANELNRCKSILNSFIADQSFKANHVIDDIKVEIPSMDLKIGNIVPIKVEASYSDNKLDCIYLDPSQYDISSDNASIAQATKGGVKINGLGKANISVNIKEGLNIKEGINTKFNFIIDTNSLDQVATALNGRLRAVNLDGNGVLLDWSGSTVNPNIAGYIVERNGEEIARVNNTSYKDMTCAPGESYTYKIEAFDTSGGILDTSNMISVTTKSNDSKNNYIYLSGTASAYGNIALYRVDEAKSLDVIKNAESDVVINFNSNENTRLKEIIIPVSVINELKMAQRNLVINTDDLKITILKDLLNIDNVNGYISIKITNKGTSQKINNLTPISNIYDIEVTKNGQKVSIPMSVALVTNGTT; encoded by the coding sequence ATGAGAAGATTATTATCACTTTTTCTTTCTGTATCAATTATTTTAGGTTTTAGTATTAGCAATATATTAGCAGATACTGCTTTGACGATAGCGGCAACCGACACAAATACACCATCAGTAAATGATACAAATGCATCTATGAATGATGTATATCTTCCTGAGAAATATTTTAAGATTGACGATATGGTAGTGCCAATAGATGATGTAAATGTAGAGAGACAAGAAGGTACAGTTGTAGCATATACACCGTCATACGGCAAATACACAAAGACTAATAAGTGGGGGTTGGAGATAACGGTTGTAGATAATGTCATAACAAAACTCACTAAGCCTGATTATATAACTCCAAATAATTCATATATACCGGAGAATGGATTAGTCATATCGATACATTATTCAAACCCTGTTTTTAATAAGCTCCTTGAGAGTATAAATGAAGGTGACAAAATAGAGGTTGTCTTAGATAATTTCGATACTACTACGGTTTGGAAGACAAAATATTACGCGTTAAATCCTAGCATTAGAGGTTATGACCAACTTGTTGTATATGACAGGTCATATGGTAGTAGAACAGAGACTAACGGTTATGGATATGAAGTTATTGTAGGTGAAGATGGGAAAATCATTTCTGCAGGTGGTAATGACTCTGAGATACCATATGGAGGTTATGTCATATCAGGACATGGGAAAGGCGCAGAATGGCTTAAGAAATATGCATATCTGGGGTCCACCGTCACGATAGACAAGACAAATAAAGAGATAATAATTAAGCATTCTAACGTGTCATACATAGATGAAGTAGAGTACAAGCTCAGTATGCTTGAAGACAATCTTGCAAATGCCAAGAAAGAGTTTAAGAATATTTCCTATGATGATATACAGTCGATAATAGATAATGGGAAGATAAAGCTCGACAATGCAAAGAATTACTTAAACAAAGGATCATACAAAGATGCAGAAGATATGTTAAAATCACTTGAAGATGACATCAACAAAGCCGCATATATGTTCTTTCCATCAGAGAAAGTAGAGAGTCGAGCTATATGGATAAGGCCAAAAGAGAAAAATCTTGATGAAGTTGTGAGAAATCTGGATATGTTGAAAAGTATAAACATAAATACTATATATCTTGATACATTTTGGTCTGGATATACCATATATCCTACAAGCAGTAAATATACAAGTCAGAATCCTATATATGGCGGTTTTGATGTACTTGACGCATATATAAAAGAAGCCCATAAAAGAGGTATGGCTGTATATGCTTGGACAGAAAATTTCTTAATAGGGACATCTGATATCTTTAATGGTGGACCTATAAAAAAAGAAAAGCCTGAATGGCTAATGGTAAGTCGCAAAGGCTATAATTACACATTAGATAAATATGGGATAAAATATTACTATCTTAATCCTATAATACCCGATGCAAGGGATTTTCTGTTAGATCTATACAAAGAGATAGCATCAAAATACGATATCGATGGCATACAGTTTGACTACATGAGATATCCAAACTCAAATGATTATTCTAATGATTTCGGATATGATGATTATACAAGAAATCTTTTTAAACAATATGCGGGAGTTGATCCGAGATATCTGAATGTCGATGGTGAAATGTGGCGGTTATGGAATTATTTCAGGATGAATATAATTAATTCATTTGCCTATAGCGCTATATCGGAGCTTAAAATGATAAAGCCAGAGCTAAAAATAGCTGCAGATGTATGGCCAAATTATGATACCGCTCCATCAGATATTTTTCAGGATTCTAAAGATTGGGTAGTTAAAAACTACATCAATACGTTGAACCCAATGTCATATTATACTACGGTTACACCAGTTGCTATGGATTTGAGAAATACAATGAATTTCGCAAATGGTCATTCTAATATAGTACTTGCGATTGGTACCAATGTTGGTACGGATAAAGTGACCCTACTTAATCAGATAGAATCATTGAGAAATAACGGTGCCAGCGGTATAGGCCTTTTTGAATACGAATCACTTTTAAAAAATGGTTATGATACAGCACTCAAATCAAGCATATTCAGCATCCCAGCAGTTATCCCTGATAAAGATCCAGCTGAATCGGTAAAAGCAATATTAAGTGAAATAACGTCAAATATTGATGGTGTGTATGTGAAACTTGGCGGAATGACAAAAGGCCAGGCAGATTTATATAAAAATATGATGAACAGCATTGCGGATTCTGCGATCTCACCGATGACAATAGATAATGCCAAGGGGATTATGAGTGATATTGAGAGCACTATCAATAAAATATATTTGGAAAAAGGTATTAGTATTAACATCATATCCCAAATGGCTAATGAGTTGAATAGATGCAAAAGTATTCTTAATAGTTTTATAGCTGATCAGAGTTTTAAAGCAAATCATGTGATAGATGATATTAAGGTGGAAATACCATCTATGGATTTGAAAATTGGTAATATAGTTCCTATAAAAGTGGAGGCTTCTTATAGTGATAATAAACTTGACTGTATTTATCTTGACCCATCTCAATACGATATATCATCAGATAATGCTTCTATAGCACAAGCTACAAAAGGTGGTGTAAAAATAAATGGGCTTGGAAAAGCGAATATATCAGTTAATATAAAGGAAGGTCTGAATATAAAAGAAGGCATTAACACAAAGTTTAATTTTATTATTGATACAAATTCACTAGATCAAGTAGCTACAGCTTTAAATGGCAGGTTAAGAGCAGTAAATCTTGATGGCAATGGCGTATTGCTAGATTGGAGCGGTAGTACTGTAAATCCGAATATAGCAGGTTATATTGTCGAAAGAAATGGCGAAGAGATAGCAAGGGTCAACAATACGAGCTATAAAGATATGACATGCGCACCTGGAGAATCTTATACTTACAAAATAGAAGCATTTGATACATCTGGTGGAATATTGGATACAAGCAATATGATAAGTGTCACGACAAAATCTAATGATAGTAAAAACAATTATATTTATCTAAGCGGCACTGCTAGTGCATATGGGAATATTGCACTATATAGAGTAGATGAGGCGAAATCATTAGATGTAATAAAAAATGCGGAAAGTGATGTTGTGATTAATTTTAATAGCAATGAGAATACACGTCTAAAAGAGATTATCATACCTGTGTCAGTCATAAATGAATTAAAGATGGCTCAAAGAAATTTGGTTATTAATACAGACGATTTGAAGATCACAATCTTAAAAGATTTGTTAAATATTGATAACGTGAATGGGTATATATCGATTAAAATTACTAATAAAGGTACATCACAAAAGATAAATAATTTGACACCTATTTCAAATATATACGATATAGAAGTGACGAAAAATGGACAGAAGGTAAGTATCCCTATGTCTGTAGCTTTAGTGACAAATGGTACGACATAA
- a CDS encoding EamA family transporter: MVTILIIISVILSASAQILLKYGVKNISITGSVFHILVQYINIYVLLGIMSYIGSMIIWLYVLTKVDVGYAYSFTSLGFVLVMLFSIILFGENINTFKIAGTLFIALGIILIARGK; encoded by the coding sequence ATGGTAACTATTTTGATCATAATAAGCGTTATATTAAGCGCATCGGCACAGATCCTTTTAAAATATGGCGTAAAAAATATAAGCATAACAGGTAGCGTTTTTCATATATTGGTACAATATATCAATATATATGTATTATTGGGGATAATGAGCTATATTGGGAGTATGATTATATGGCTATATGTACTTACAAAAGTGGATGTAGGTTATGCTTATTCATTTACGAGCCTCGGATTTGTCTTAGTGATGCTTTTTAGTATAATCTTATTCGGTGAGAATATAAATACTTTTAAGATAGCAGGGACACTTTTTATAGCATTAGGAATAATACTTATTGCAAGAGGAAAATAG
- a CDS encoding PHP domain-containing protein, with protein MKLEFHVHTNYSNDGFSKVPDLKKSLMKKGINIVAISDHNTLKGAIEAEKVFGGDLRVIKCEEIKTQEGEIIGLFLSEEIPPLLPMDKTIRCIKDQGGLVCVPHPFDRMRKSKIHLDALYRIIDDIDIVEVFNARNIFSHDDNLAHDFADKYGKLKICGTDAHTLFEIGHTYVELEDFKDPNGFLDNLNDAKLHFERSGIYVHFFTKGKKYYNKLFRSKTNN; from the coding sequence ATGAAGCTGGAATTTCATGTTCACACAAATTATTCAAATGATGGTTTTTCAAAGGTTCCAGATTTAAAAAAAAGCCTTATGAAGAAGGGTATTAATATAGTTGCAATAAGTGATCATAATACATTAAAGGGTGCGATAGAAGCGGAAAAAGTGTTTGGCGGAGACTTAAGAGTCATCAAATGTGAAGAAATAAAAACACAGGAAGGTGAAATTATAGGGCTTTTTTTAAGTGAAGAGATACCACCGCTTCTTCCTATGGATAAAACGATAAGATGCATAAAAGATCAGGGAGGACTTGTATGTGTCCCGCATCCATTTGACAGGATGAGAAAGTCAAAAATACACTTAGATGCATTGTACAGGATAATAGATGATATAGATATAGTCGAAGTATTTAATGCTAGGAATATATTTTCACACGATGATAATCTTGCACATGATTTTGCAGACAAATACGGTAAACTGAAGATATGTGGTACAGATGCACATACTTTATTTGAGATAGGGCATACCTATGTAGAATTGGAGGATTTTAAAGATCCAAATGGGTTCTTAGATAATCTAAATGATGCAAAATTACATTTTGAAAGAAGTGGTATTTATGTGCACTTTTTTACAAAGGGCAAGAAGTATTATAATAAATTATTTAGATCTAAGACTAATAATTAG